One window of Thermocoleostomius sinensis A174 genomic DNA carries:
- a CDS encoding globin family protein → MQDAITALINSSDVQGKYLDDSGLERLRNYFQSGELRSRAAVAISANASALVTQAVAKSLMYTDITAPGGNMYTCRRYAACIRDMDYFLRYATYAMLAGDPSILDERILNGLRETYNSLGVPIGATIRAVQALKEVTTDLIGAEAGKEMGAYFDYICAGLS, encoded by the coding sequence ATGCAAGATGCAATCACAGCGCTAATCAATTCTTCTGACGTGCAAGGCAAGTATTTGGATGATTCGGGTTTGGAGCGCTTGAGAAACTATTTCCAAAGTGGTGAGTTGCGATCGCGAGCGGCTGTTGCCATTAGTGCGAATGCCAGTGCGCTTGTCACGCAAGCCGTGGCTAAATCTTTGATGTACACCGACATTACGGCTCCTGGTGGCAATATGTACACCTGCCGTCGCTATGCGGCTTGCATTCGCGATATGGATTATTTCCTGCGCTATGCCACCTATGCCATGCTAGCAGGAGATCCCTCGATTTTAGATGAGCGCATTCTCAACGGGTTACGGGAAACCTATAATTCCTTGGGAGTGCCAATCGGCGCCACCATTCGAGCTGTGCAAGCCTTGAAAGAAGTGACGACTGATTTGATTGGGGCAGAAGCTGGAAAAGAAATGGGTGCCTACTTTGATTACATTTGTGCAGGGTTAAGCTAA
- the apcD gene encoding allophycocyanin subunit alpha-B — MSIITRSIAAADREARYLSAGELDAIRDFFEEGPHRLRIAATLTANEHYIVERGSQRFWERCPVTPSNSGNPTYRASCMRDQSWYIRLITYALVVGDIDPIEKTGIKGAKEMYISLGIPLRNIVECMRCLKEIALDLLTPDEAIEVAPYFDYLIQGLMP, encoded by the coding sequence ATGAGTATCATTACCCGATCGATTGCCGCAGCCGATCGTGAAGCTCGTTATCTCAGCGCCGGAGAACTGGATGCCATTCGCGACTTTTTTGAGGAAGGTCCGCATCGCCTGCGTATTGCTGCGACGCTGACTGCTAATGAACACTACATTGTTGAACGAGGCAGCCAGCGGTTTTGGGAACGCTGCCCGGTTACCCCGAGTAACAGTGGCAATCCCACCTATCGAGCTTCCTGTATGCGGGATCAAAGCTGGTATATTCGCTTAATCACCTATGCGCTTGTGGTTGGCGATATTGATCCAATCGAAAAGACAGGTATCAAAGGGGCAAAAGAAATGTACATTTCTTTGGGAATTCCGCTGCGAAATATCGTGGAATGCATGCGTTGCCTCAAGGAAATTGCACTGGATTTATTAACTCCCGATGAGGCAATTGAGGTTGCACCTTATTTTGACTACTTGATTCAAGGATTAATGCCATAG
- a CDS encoding phycobilisome rod-core linker polypeptide, producing MSAHASGGSPVICPQLYHTTPTAILAQAEQQDRWLKQSELNALSSFFRSGAKRIEIALTLAQQANAIVSAGAERIFFGGSPMAYLEAPPNRDQLPGYTPLPKRRAPLPAKERLKPQISRPGNPVDWLTGFARAQFLENRDPLPSGFRPINVARYGPIRMKRSMRDLSWFLRYVTYAIVSDNPSILSVNVRGLRGVIPEDVTEATVVAIKDMRWKALSYFKQDAEANAIVQEHFDVLVSEYLVEKPPIRLRQGFSNDKQGLQLPESYALAATSRPKFVLKPSLSVTEQQEAIQAAYRQVFERDITRSCGLRLNELESKVKSGELSTKEFIRQLGKSRLYRREYYEPFVISRVIELAVRHFLGRGLSSIEEFQEYFEVISKGGLPALVDALVDSQEYSDYFGEETVPYLRGLGQEAQECRNWGPQLELFKFNAAVRRVPQFITLFGDYQHPLPNQHPYGATNDPLEIQFGAIFPHPDQRHTDRPATVGKDHQRILIRVNSDNGTGNGTELGAVSPSHHRIIKFDHLVWSSGTNGNRSHQGISVSLSKHSPTAVIQAAYRQVFGREVFEGQRLTTAEVKLKSGEITMREFVRQLAKSRLFRQLYWDSLYITKAIEYIHRRLLGRPTHGRQEMSHYYDLCARQGFHAFVDALIDSDEYLEVFGEDTVPYERFVTPRGYELRSRNSLNNKQLSQQETTPMNPEDHLFGNGNAWVSMMKVASNGRFNHLMNKPTLQARDSQSLLAMQNLADSQLIELKAEMQSTVENSENSDVESSEMIEQVVSES from the coding sequence ATGAGTGCTCATGCAAGCGGCGGCAGTCCGGTAATCTGTCCACAACTCTATCACACAACCCCAACTGCAATCCTTGCTCAGGCTGAACAACAGGATCGTTGGCTGAAGCAGAGCGAACTGAATGCCTTGTCAAGTTTTTTCCGCTCTGGAGCTAAACGGATTGAGATTGCCCTGACGTTGGCTCAACAAGCAAACGCGATCGTGTCAGCAGGAGCCGAGCGGATCTTCTTTGGTGGCTCTCCAATGGCATATTTAGAGGCACCACCAAACCGCGATCAGTTGCCGGGCTATACCCCGTTGCCCAAGAGAAGAGCACCTCTTCCAGCCAAGGAAAGGCTAAAGCCACAAATATCAAGACCAGGAAATCCGGTTGATTGGCTAACGGGATTTGCACGGGCACAATTTCTGGAAAATCGAGATCCACTGCCTAGCGGATTTCGCCCTATTAATGTAGCTCGATATGGCCCGATTCGTATGAAGCGTTCCATGCGAGATCTCAGTTGGTTTCTTCGCTATGTCACTTATGCGATTGTTTCCGACAATCCCAGTATTCTCTCTGTCAATGTACGTGGCTTACGTGGAGTCATTCCCGAAGATGTCACGGAAGCTACCGTTGTTGCTATTAAAGATATGCGGTGGAAAGCACTCAGTTATTTCAAACAAGATGCTGAAGCCAACGCGATTGTTCAAGAACATTTTGATGTGTTGGTGTCAGAATATCTGGTTGAAAAACCACCGATTCGACTGCGACAAGGCTTCTCCAATGATAAACAGGGATTGCAACTGCCAGAAAGCTACGCTTTAGCGGCTACATCGCGCCCCAAATTTGTTCTCAAACCCAGTTTGTCGGTAACAGAACAGCAGGAGGCGATTCAAGCAGCCTATCGGCAAGTGTTTGAGCGGGACATTACTCGGTCCTGTGGATTGCGTCTGAATGAGTTGGAATCCAAGGTCAAGAGTGGTGAACTCTCCACAAAAGAATTCATTCGTCAATTGGGAAAATCCCGGCTTTACCGCCGAGAATATTATGAACCATTTGTGATCAGTCGGGTAATTGAGCTAGCGGTGCGGCATTTTCTGGGGCGTGGATTAAGTTCGATCGAGGAGTTTCAGGAATATTTTGAAGTAATCTCTAAGGGGGGATTACCTGCGCTAGTGGATGCCCTCGTGGATTCTCAGGAATACAGCGACTATTTTGGCGAAGAAACCGTTCCCTATCTACGAGGACTGGGACAGGAGGCACAGGAATGCCGCAATTGGGGACCTCAATTGGAGTTGTTCAAGTTCAATGCGGCTGTTCGACGAGTACCGCAATTCATTACGTTGTTCGGCGATTATCAACATCCGCTTCCCAATCAGCATCCCTATGGTGCTACTAATGATCCATTAGAAATTCAGTTTGGCGCTATTTTTCCCCATCCCGATCAACGACATACCGATCGTCCAGCGACTGTTGGTAAAGATCATCAACGGATTCTGATTCGGGTTAACTCAGATAATGGGACAGGCAACGGTACAGAACTTGGAGCAGTTAGTCCGAGTCATCACCGGATTATCAAATTCGATCATTTAGTGTGGAGCAGTGGCACTAATGGAAATCGATCGCATCAAGGCATCAGTGTATCGTTGTCGAAGCACTCTCCCACAGCCGTAATCCAAGCGGCCTATCGGCAAGTCTTTGGACGCGAGGTGTTTGAGGGACAACGGTTGACTACAGCGGAAGTAAAGCTAAAGTCAGGGGAAATTACCATGCGGGAGTTTGTGCGCCAGCTTGCCAAATCCCGGTTATTTCGCCAGTTGTATTGGGATTCGCTGTATATCACCAAGGCAATTGAATACATTCATCGGCGCTTATTAGGGCGACCTACCCACGGGCGACAGGAAATGAGCCATTATTACGATCTCTGTGCTCGCCAAGGATTTCACGCCTTTGTGGATGCACTAATTGACAGTGATGAATATCTGGAAGTATTCGGAGAAGATACCGTTCCCTATGAACGCTTTGTGACTCCTAGAGGCTATGAATTGCGATCGAGAAATAGTTTGAATAACAAACAACTTTCTCAACAAGAAACCACGCCAATGAATCCTGAGGATCATCTGTTTGGCAATGGCAATGCTTGGGTTTCAATGATGAAAGTCGCTAGCAACGGTCGATTCAATCACCTGATGAACAAGCCAACTTTACAGGCAAGAGATTCCCAAAGTTTATTGGCAATGCAAAATCTAGCTGATTCTCAATTGATTGAATTGAAGGCAGAAATGCAATCGACAGTGGAAAATTCAGAGAATTCGGACGTTGAGTCTTCTGAAATGATCGAACAGGTTGTATCTGAATCATAA
- the apcD gene encoding allophycocyanin subunit alpha-B, protein MSLVKQVLLNADEELRYPTPSEIRMIQNFCKSGDRRIRIATTLAKNEKLLVEQGSVRFWKRCPITPSNSGNMRKTASCQRDQGWYIRLIAYCVLAGNEQPLAEIGTIGMKEMYTSLGIPLANWVEAVRCLKEEAIALLGEDDAAEVVPYFDHIIQYLAYPGAPYFMNDGVLEY, encoded by the coding sequence ATGAGCTTGGTCAAGCAAGTTCTTCTCAATGCCGATGAAGAACTGCGTTATCCAACACCCAGTGAGATTCGCATGATTCAAAATTTTTGCAAGTCGGGCGATCGACGGATTCGGATTGCGACAACGTTAGCAAAAAATGAAAAACTGTTGGTAGAACAGGGAAGTGTTCGATTCTGGAAACGTTGTCCAATTACACCCAGCAACAGTGGCAATATGCGTAAAACCGCATCTTGTCAACGCGATCAAGGTTGGTATATTCGCCTCATTGCTTACTGCGTGTTGGCTGGCAATGAACAACCTCTAGCAGAAATTGGCACGATTGGCATGAAGGAAATGTATACCTCTTTGGGAATTCCTCTAGCCAATTGGGTAGAAGCAGTGCGTTGTCTAAAAGAAGAGGCGATCGCATTACTAGGTGAAGATGATGCAGCCGAGGTAGTTCCTTATTTTGATCACATTATTCAATACCTGGCGTATCCTGGTGCACCCTACTTTATGAATGATGGTGTGTTGGAGTATTGA